A portion of the bacterium genome contains these proteins:
- a CDS encoding sulfatase, translated as MLRVLVALGLLVVGPGVAYAAGRPDVVFLLLDTTRADRLGVYGNPRPTSPALDGLARDGVVFERHYANSHATRPSMPQLASGRYYHENVLRSFEPQAHPREFPWNRPDPTAVLLPALLRDAGYRTLGVSAHPWVVANSTFGAGFASLELVPFEDADGHGDATQVVDRALALWDARDRSLPTFLYLHFMDAHLPRRIPPGRTSFLDPAFDWKRRFDAGSWPTFGAGRRLWSRGDATDFTPADRRHMVDVYDTLLQSMDEHIGRLLAGLRRDDPALARTLLVVTADHGEELGEQGRLEHTDTLADGVQHIPWIMAGAGIVSGQRLARFTENVDVMPTLAAAAGVPLPAGVVVDGRVQLEPDGRLRPEAGRDAAAFAWETYRGLRSDGHLLRARPAGALDAHCEGARALFRVHEPFRHALHPRQRPRLMGILDRTLADRLDAPERSFLAARYGPPNGSVTLRAEYWTLSDQAELGCRPVGPTTTAPDLDVAGWFWTGRGVATLTDDAPPLPVELHVPDGTYRAELTLRSLGSMPALWGFATWRRGFRDAANARIDLGPVTARDGVLMLPIPPAAARYALGVRLTPAGVAATGAAREPVVDDEQRKRLQALGYVD; from the coding sequence ATGCTCCGCGTCCTCGTGGCCCTCGGGCTGCTCGTGGTCGGGCCCGGGGTCGCATACGCGGCCGGCCGACCCGACGTCGTCTTCCTGCTCCTCGACACCACCCGTGCGGACCGCCTCGGCGTCTACGGCAACCCGCGACCGACGAGCCCCGCGCTCGATGGGCTGGCGCGGGACGGCGTCGTGTTCGAGCGGCACTATGCCAACTCGCATGCGACGCGACCGTCCATGCCCCAGCTGGCCAGCGGGCGTTACTATCACGAGAACGTCCTGCGCTCGTTCGAGCCCCAGGCGCACCCGCGCGAGTTCCCGTGGAATCGTCCCGATCCGACGGCGGTGCTGCTGCCGGCGCTGCTGCGCGACGCCGGCTATCGTACCCTCGGCGTCAGCGCACACCCCTGGGTGGTCGCGAACAGCACTTTCGGCGCCGGCTTCGCGTCACTCGAGCTGGTGCCCTTCGAAGATGCCGACGGGCACGGCGATGCGACCCAGGTGGTCGACCGGGCCCTCGCGCTCTGGGACGCCCGCGATCGCTCGCTGCCGACATTTCTCTACCTGCACTTCATGGACGCCCACCTGCCCCGCCGCATCCCGCCGGGACGGACGTCCTTCCTCGATCCGGCCTTCGACTGGAAGCGTCGTTTCGATGCGGGCAGCTGGCCGACCTTCGGCGCCGGCCGCCGCTTATGGTCGCGCGGCGATGCGACCGACTTCACGCCGGCCGACCGCCGGCACATGGTCGACGTCTACGACACGCTGCTCCAGTCGATGGACGAGCACATCGGCCGGCTCCTCGCCGGCCTGCGGCGCGACGATCCGGCCCTCGCGCGCACACTCCTCGTCGTCACCGCCGATCACGGCGAAGAGCTCGGCGAGCAGGGCCGGCTCGAGCACACGGACACCCTCGCCGACGGCGTGCAGCACATCCCCTGGATCATGGCGGGGGCCGGCATCGTCTCCGGACAGCGTCTCGCCCGGTTCACCGAGAACGTCGATGTGATGCCGACGCTCGCCGCCGCCGCCGGGGTTCCGCTGCCGGCCGGCGTCGTCGTCGACGGCCGGGTTCAGCTCGAGCCCGACGGGCGGCTGCGTCCGGAAGCCGGACGCGACGCGGCCGCCTTCGCATGGGAGACGTATCGCGGCCTGCGCAGCGACGGGCATCTTCTGCGCGCTCGGCCGGCAGGCGCACTCGACGCGCATTGCGAGGGCGCCCGCGCCCTCTTCCGTGTTCACGAGCCGTTCCGGCACGCGCTGCATCCCCGCCAGCGCCCCCGGTTGATGGGCATCCTGGATCGAACCCTGGCCGACCGCCTCGACGCTCCGGAGCGCAGCTTTCTCGCCGCGCGATACGGCCCTCCGAACGGCAGCGTCACGCTGCGCGCCGAGTACTGGACCCTGTCCGACCAGGCCGAGCTCGGCTGCCGGCCGGTGGGGCCGACGACCACGGCGCCGGACCTCGACGTCGCCGGTTGGTTCTGGACCGGCCGGGGCGTCGCCACACTGACCGATGACGCCCCGCCGCTGCCGGTCGAGCTCCACGTGCCGGATGGAACGTACCGGGCGGAGCTCACCCTGCGATCGTTGGGTTCGATGCCGGCGCTGTGGGGGTTCGCCACATGGCGACGCGGGTTCCGCGACGCTGCGAACGCGCGAATCGATCTCGGCCCGGTGACCGCACGAGACGGCGTGCTCATGCTGCCGATCCCGCCGGCAGCGGCTCGGTACGCGCTCGGTGTGCGCCTGACGCCCGCCGGCGTTGCCGCGACCGGCGCAGCGCGCGAGCCCGTCGTCGACGACGAGCAGCGCAAGCGGTTGCAGGCGCTAGGCTACGTCGACTGA
- a CDS encoding outer membrane lipoprotein-sorting protein, producing MTSAVLQLLLLLGLVAPLLAGTAASGDEILRRWKALNDGERNWATRQQELQFDIEGKFGSRKRELTVYEQRLAVPQDGIDKRSIVFFSAPPEVKGTAFLAYTFADGSPASQWLYLPALKRVRVLAGNSRRESFVGSDLSYNDLDLLEALDAWPTKHGSATLLGQEVVDGVACDKIELPVKESTEAGKEYARLVLWLGSADLFPRRLEFYERSDAKVLRKRLTQGDVVMEGNIPVARRVVVETPEKGSRTQILAPATRFDPELPDDLFEQSAMERGKPSS from the coding sequence ATGACGAGCGCCGTGCTCCAGCTCCTGTTGCTGCTGGGCCTCGTGGCCCCGCTTCTGGCTGGCACAGCGGCCAGCGGCGACGAGATCCTCCGGCGCTGGAAGGCGCTCAACGACGGCGAGCGGAACTGGGCCACGCGCCAGCAGGAACTCCAGTTCGACATCGAGGGCAAGTTCGGCAGCCGCAAGCGCGAGCTCACGGTCTACGAGCAGCGCCTCGCCGTGCCGCAGGACGGCATCGACAAGCGATCGATCGTCTTCTTCTCCGCGCCGCCCGAGGTGAAGGGCACCGCGTTCCTCGCCTACACCTTCGCCGACGGCAGCCCGGCCAGCCAGTGGCTCTACCTGCCGGCGCTGAAGCGCGTGCGCGTGCTGGCCGGCAACTCGCGGCGCGAGAGCTTCGTCGGCTCGGACCTGAGCTACAACGACCTCGACCTCCTCGAGGCGCTCGACGCCTGGCCCACGAAGCACGGTAGCGCGACCCTGCTCGGGCAGGAGGTCGTCGACGGCGTCGCCTGCGACAAGATCGAGCTGCCGGTGAAGGAGAGCACCGAGGCGGGCAAGGAGTACGCACGCCTGGTCCTCTGGCTCGGCAGCGCCGACCTCTTCCCACGCCGGCTCGAGTTCTACGAGCGCAGCGACGCGAAGGTCCTGCGCAAGCGTCTCACGCAGGGCGACGTGGTGATGGAGGGCAATATCCCCGTGGCTCGTCGCGTCGTCGTCGAGACGCCGGAGAAAGGCAGCCGGACGCAGATACTGGCGCCCGCGACGCGCTTCGATCCGGAGCTCCCCGACGACCTCTTCGAGCAATCGGCCATGGAGCGCGGAAAGCCGTCTTCGTGA
- a CDS encoding SDR family oxidoreductase, with protein sequence MQLAGRWALVTGAAKRVGRVVARELAGRGANVVVHYNQSANDAADAVRELEAMGVRALALRAELGVSAAVTALALEAEARTGGVAVLVNSASNYLRVPFDALTEDTWDASLDVNLKAPFLLAWHLGRAMRARGEGTIVNLADWAGERPYEDYLPYCVSKAGLICLTKALAKELAPAVRVNAIAPGPVLLPEDFGPEARAAVERATPLRRVGTPEDVARCVRFLVEEATFSTGAMFHVDGGRAIA encoded by the coding sequence ATGCAGCTGGCGGGGCGCTGGGCGCTGGTCACGGGAGCCGCTAAGCGGGTGGGACGCGTCGTCGCACGCGAGCTCGCCGGGCGCGGCGCGAACGTCGTCGTGCACTACAACCAGTCGGCGAACGACGCTGCCGATGCCGTCCGCGAGCTCGAGGCGATGGGTGTGCGGGCGCTGGCACTGCGCGCGGAGCTGGGCGTGTCAGCCGCGGTGACGGCGCTCGCCCTCGAGGCCGAGGCGCGCACGGGCGGCGTCGCCGTGCTGGTGAACAGCGCGTCGAACTACCTGCGCGTGCCGTTCGACGCCCTCACCGAGGACACCTGGGACGCGAGCCTCGACGTCAACCTGAAGGCGCCGTTCCTGCTCGCCTGGCACCTCGGGCGGGCGATGCGCGCCCGCGGCGAGGGCACGATCGTCAACCTCGCGGACTGGGCGGGCGAGCGGCCATACGAGGACTACCTGCCGTACTGCGTGTCGAAGGCGGGCCTGATCTGCCTCACCAAGGCGCTCGCGAAGGAGCTCGCACCCGCGGTGCGCGTGAACGCCATCGCCCCGGGGCCGGTGCTGCTGCCCGAGGATTTCGGGCCCGAGGCACGCGCGGCCGTCGAGCGCGCGACGCCGCTGCGCCGGGTGGGGACCCCGGAGGACGTCGCACGCTGCGTCCGCTTCCTCGTGGAGGAGGCGACGTTCTCGACCGGGGCCATGTTCCACGTCGACGGCGGGCGCGCGATCGCCTGA
- a CDS encoding FAD-dependent oxidoreductase yields the protein MPYPLQNHLRRLGGEVAAQALAEMAQPLRPVRTMREWLQQSFGPTLAARFFDPFHRLYTAGLYDRIAPQDAYKSPVDLGLAIRGALSDTPAVGYNATFAYPDGGLDVLARRMAAAGCVEYGKRVVRIELAEHAVHFADGTAQRYDTLLSTLPLNRVLEMASLATEAPPDPFTSVLVLNVGAQRGKRCPRDHWIYLPHSRAGFHRIGFYDNVDVAFLPAATRAQHDRVAIYVERAWVGGEQPDAEATRAYAEAVVRELQDWDLIGDAEVVDPTWIDVAYTWSWPGSTWVAEATGALRRADVLAVGRYGRWVFQGIAESIREGFAAGVALRTL from the coding sequence GTGCCCTACCCCCTACAGAACCACCTGCGGAGGCTCGGCGGCGAAGTCGCAGCGCAGGCGCTGGCCGAGATGGCCCAGCCGCTGCGGCCCGTGCGGACGATGCGCGAGTGGCTCCAGCAGAGCTTCGGGCCGACGTTGGCGGCGCGCTTCTTCGATCCGTTCCATCGGCTCTACACGGCCGGCCTCTACGACCGCATCGCGCCGCAGGACGCCTACAAGTCTCCCGTCGATCTCGGGCTCGCCATCCGCGGCGCGCTCTCCGATACCCCCGCCGTCGGCTACAATGCCACGTTCGCGTATCCCGACGGCGGGCTCGACGTGCTCGCGCGCCGGATGGCCGCGGCGGGATGCGTCGAGTACGGCAAGCGCGTCGTACGCATCGAGCTCGCGGAGCATGCCGTACACTTCGCCGACGGGACCGCACAGCGCTACGACACGCTGCTCTCCACGCTCCCACTCAACCGGGTGCTCGAGATGGCCTCGCTCGCCACCGAGGCGCCGCCCGATCCGTTCACGTCGGTGCTCGTGCTGAACGTCGGGGCCCAGCGCGGCAAGCGCTGCCCGCGCGACCACTGGATATACCTGCCGCACAGCCGCGCGGGCTTCCACCGCATCGGCTTCTACGACAACGTCGACGTCGCCTTCCTGCCGGCGGCGACGCGCGCGCAGCACGATCGGGTCGCCATCTACGTCGAGCGGGCATGGGTGGGCGGCGAGCAGCCCGATGCCGAGGCCACCCGCGCATACGCCGAGGCAGTGGTGCGCGAGCTCCAGGACTGGGACCTCATCGGCGACGCCGAGGTCGTGGACCCCACCTGGATCGACGTCGCCTACACCTGGTCATGGCCTGGATCGACGTGGGTGGCGGAGGCGACCGGCGCCCTGCGCCGGGCCGACGTGCTGGCCGTCGGACGCTACGGGCGCTGGGTCTTCCAGGGCATCGCCGAATCCATCCGCGAGGGATTCGCCGCCGGCGTCGCGCTGCGCACGCTCTGA
- the hflX gene encoding GTPase HflX, producing the protein MTGRLHQTARIRERGILVGADQPGSPIPVRESLAELGRLAATAGLATVGEIVQVVKRPSPATFIGAGKVEEVKALVAAQDANVVLFDDPLAPAQQRNLEKAIGVKIVDRSALILDIFAMRARSTEGKLQVELAQLQYLMPRLTRAWTHLSRQAGGGVGTRGPGETQLEVDRRRVRERIAHLRRRLEDVERTRNVQREERGALPTPTVALVGYTNAGKSTLMNALTKAGVLVEDKLFATLDPTVRRLRLPDGQTVLLADTVGFIHKLPHQLVEAFKSTLEQVRSADLLVHVVDASHPGWAEQRVVTERVLGEIGAGEVPVVFAFNKCDVQGLGAPPTGAPPDAVCLSARAGEGLPALLRSIEERVSSGLARVRRTMPADRGDLLALLRRTGRILEEYYRDGEVTVTALVPPRVAGQLDHALRVGRG; encoded by the coding sequence GTGACGGGGCGCCTGCATCAGACGGCACGCATCCGCGAACGGGGCATCCTGGTCGGCGCGGATCAGCCCGGCAGCCCGATCCCCGTGCGGGAGTCGCTGGCGGAGCTCGGGCGGCTCGCCGCGACCGCGGGGCTCGCGACGGTGGGCGAGATCGTCCAGGTCGTGAAGCGCCCGAGCCCGGCGACCTTCATCGGCGCCGGCAAGGTCGAGGAGGTGAAGGCGCTGGTCGCGGCGCAGGACGCCAACGTCGTCCTCTTCGACGATCCCCTGGCGCCCGCCCAGCAGCGCAACCTCGAGAAGGCGATCGGGGTGAAGATCGTCGACCGCAGCGCGCTCATCCTCGACATCTTCGCGATGCGGGCACGGAGCACCGAGGGCAAGCTCCAGGTCGAGCTGGCGCAGCTCCAGTACCTGATGCCGCGTCTGACGCGCGCCTGGACGCACCTCTCACGTCAAGCGGGCGGCGGTGTCGGCACGCGCGGGCCGGGCGAGACGCAGCTCGAAGTCGACCGGCGGCGCGTGCGTGAGCGCATCGCGCACCTGCGCCGGCGTCTCGAAGACGTCGAGCGCACCCGCAACGTGCAGCGGGAGGAACGGGGCGCGCTGCCGACGCCCACCGTCGCCCTCGTCGGCTACACGAACGCCGGCAAGTCGACGCTCATGAACGCGCTCACGAAGGCGGGCGTGCTGGTCGAGGACAAGCTGTTCGCGACGCTCGACCCGACCGTGCGCCGCCTGCGCCTGCCGGACGGCCAGACCGTGCTGCTCGCCGACACGGTGGGGTTCATCCACAAGCTGCCGCACCAGCTGGTCGAGGCCTTCAAGAGCACGCTCGAGCAGGTACGCAGCGCCGACCTCCTGGTGCACGTGGTCGACGCCTCGCATCCGGGATGGGCGGAGCAGCGGGTCGTGACCGAGCGCGTGCTGGGCGAGATCGGCGCCGGCGAGGTGCCCGTCGTGTTCGCGTTCAACAAGTGCGACGTGCAGGGGCTCGGGGCGCCGCCGACCGGCGCCCCGCCCGATGCGGTCTGCCTTTCGGCGCGGGCGGGGGAGGGGTTGCCGGCCCTGCTGCGGTCCATCGAGGAGCGTGTGTCGAGCGGCCTCGCACGCGTCCGGCGCACGATGCCCGCGGACCGCGGCGACCTGCTCGCCCTCCTGCGCCGCACCGGGCGCATCCTCGAAGAGTACTACCGCGACGGCGAGGTCACGGTGACGGCCCTCGTCCCGCCGCGCGTCGCCGGGCAGCTCGACCATGCGCTGCGGGTCGGTCGGGGCTGA
- a CDS encoding tetratricopeptide repeat protein, giving the protein MATSERVKIDRKALRQPDEFQTLTTQAAAWAQEHQTTLVAVGVALVVLALAAGGIGWWRGRQAEAASIRFRSAHQAFEASRWAEAAEGFASVRADYGSTPYGRLASLYRGHALARAGDAAGAATAYGEYLAAGPETEYLRQEALASLGRAREASGDAAAARDAFDQAAAMPGPFRVEARLGQARLAEAAGDTERVRTIYGEMLAEAPAGPLRAFLEAKAPSGAVPAATPASPPAAPAEAPAAVPPAADAAAQ; this is encoded by the coding sequence ATGGCGACGAGCGAACGGGTCAAGATCGACCGCAAGGCACTGCGGCAACCCGACGAGTTCCAGACCCTCACGACGCAGGCGGCGGCGTGGGCACAGGAGCACCAGACGACGCTCGTCGCCGTCGGTGTCGCGCTCGTCGTGCTCGCGCTCGCGGCCGGCGGCATCGGCTGGTGGCGCGGTCGTCAGGCCGAGGCCGCATCGATCCGCTTCCGCTCGGCGCATCAGGCCTTCGAGGCCAGCCGATGGGCCGAAGCCGCCGAGGGGTTCGCCAGCGTGCGCGCCGACTACGGCAGTACACCGTACGGCCGTCTCGCGAGCCTCTACCGCGGCCACGCGCTCGCGCGCGCCGGCGATGCCGCCGGCGCCGCCACGGCCTACGGCGAGTACCTGGCCGCAGGCCCCGAGACCGAGTACCTGCGCCAGGAAGCGCTGGCGAGCCTCGGGCGGGCGCGCGAAGCGTCCGGCGATGCCGCGGCCGCTCGCGATGCCTTCGACCAGGCAGCGGCGATGCCCGGGCCGTTCCGCGTCGAGGCGCGGCTCGGCCAGGCGCGGCTCGCCGAAGCAGCCGGCGACACGGAGCGCGTCCGAACGATTTACGGCGAGATGCTGGCCGAGGCGCCAGCAGGTCCGCTACGGGCGTTCCTCGAGGCGAAGGCACCATCCGGAGCCGTCCCGGCGGCAACACCGGCGAGCCCTCCGGCAGCGCCCGCGGAGGCTCCCGCAGCCGTGCCGCCGGCGGCTGACGCCGCGGCGCAGTGA
- a CDS encoding inositol monophosphatase has protein sequence MTPPIGRASLERLARRAGLVARRYAQRLRPQRKADDSLVTVADRAVERFLTRELARAVPAAGITGEEGTHRPPQGAWRFVLDPIDGTAAFVSGLPTWCICIALVHRDVPVGGVIHLPVSGETFSAMGGRAFWNGRPLARLGRRPGQGDPFLAAYSKLHRRYHVAWPGKIRSVGSAAYHAALVARGSAQAAMLGRVGAWDVAAAMPLLAAVGARLEYLGSGPVTLAALEDPGGVRDAVIAGAPRALATLRTSLTPRAPA, from the coding sequence GTGACGCCGCCCATCGGGCGCGCGTCGCTCGAGCGGCTCGCCCGACGCGCCGGCCTCGTCGCGCGCCGCTACGCGCAGCGGCTCCGCCCGCAACGCAAGGCCGACGATTCGCTCGTGACGGTCGCCGACCGCGCCGTCGAGCGCTTCCTCACCCGCGAGCTGGCGCGTGCCGTGCCCGCGGCGGGGATCACGGGCGAGGAGGGGACCCACCGTCCGCCCCAGGGCGCATGGCGGTTCGTGCTGGATCCGATCGACGGAACCGCGGCCTTCGTGTCGGGCCTGCCGACCTGGTGCATCTGCATCGCGCTCGTCCACCGCGACGTCCCCGTGGGTGGGGTAATCCACCTACCGGTCTCCGGCGAGACCTTCTCCGCGATGGGCGGGCGCGCGTTCTGGAACGGCCGGCCCCTGGCGCGGCTGGGCCGACGGCCGGGGCAGGGCGACCCCTTCCTCGCCGCGTACTCCAAGCTGCACCGGCGCTACCACGTCGCCTGGCCGGGCAAGATCCGCTCCGTCGGCTCGGCGGCGTATCACGCGGCGCTCGTCGCGCGCGGCTCGGCACAGGCGGCGATGCTGGGGCGCGTCGGTGCTTGGGACGTCGCCGCGGCCATGCCGCTATTGGCCGCGGTCGGGGCACGGCTCGAGTATCTCGGCAGCGGGCCGGTGACGCTGGCCGCGCTCGAGGATCCCGGCGGCGTGCGCGACGCGGTGATCGCCGGGGCGCCGCGGGCGCTGGCGACCTTGCGGACGTCGCTCACGCCGCGCGCGCCCGCGTGA
- a CDS encoding CDP-alcohol phosphatidyltransferase family protein: MLNVPNLLTLLRLIAIPVFLILLMDFRWAEALGVFVAAGVTDALDGAIARLTHTKTTLGAYLDPAADKLLLMAAFLALGFMQEVPRWLVVIVISRDVILVLGYFLLFVMTQSAMEVRPSVAGKLSTFFQLSTVAVVLLGRVAPAAVPAWAELALCWTTGVVTAVAGLQYMARGLLWLQGHDEPAA; this comes from the coding sequence ATGCTGAACGTCCCGAACCTGCTCACGCTGCTGCGGCTGATCGCCATCCCCGTCTTCCTGATCCTGCTGATGGACTTCCGCTGGGCCGAAGCGCTCGGCGTCTTCGTGGCGGCGGGCGTCACCGACGCGCTCGACGGCGCCATCGCGCGCCTCACCCACACGAAGACCACGCTCGGCGCCTATCTCGATCCGGCCGCCGACAAGCTGCTCCTCATGGCGGCGTTTCTGGCATTGGGCTTCATGCAGGAGGTGCCGCGCTGGCTCGTCGTCATCGTCATCTCGCGCGACGTCATCCTGGTGCTCGGGTACTTCCTCCTCTTCGTCATGACCCAGAGCGCGATGGAGGTGCGACCGTCGGTCGCGGGCAAGCTGAGCACGTTCTTCCAGCTCTCGACGGTCGCCGTGGTGCTGCTCGGGCGGGTGGCGCCGGCGGCGGTGCCGGCCTGGGCGGAGCTGGCGCTCTGCTGGACGACCGGCGTCGTCACAGCCGTGGCCGGCCTCCAGTACATGGCCCGCGGCCTCCTCTGGCTCCAGGGGCACGACGAGCCCGCGGCGTGA
- a CDS encoding VWA domain-containing protein — MDTKLVEFAGLLRRNGIRVSLSETMEAFRALSLVGLDDRATVRAALRAAVVKRGVDVPSFDRLFDLYFTGMGETIRDVTQATQAAMDLDPEQFQDFLEQLEQLLEEKGIDVSELARALLRADSGALERLLREAAEQGNLGQIEHGFQEGRFTHAIAGALGLGEVGAELDRLRQQLEGVSPDMAQRLERYFDRRLRDLQDLLRSMVRQELDRHDVNRQDRQGLQTLAEKSFFYLTEDEIRRMQEAVTKLAHRLRNVVAIRRKRARRGRFDSSETMRRNLQYGGVPFRVVFDKKRKERPQVMVLCDVSDSVRNVSRFMLQFVYALQDLYSKVRSFIFVADLGEVTQIFQDREIGQALDAALQGNLINIYAHSDFGRAFRSFHRDYLGAVSKRTTVIVLGDARNNYNLPHEWVLRDVQQRAKQVIWLNPENRMTWGFGDSEMDRYAPYCTIVEECRNLNQLYRVIDRMVMG; from the coding sequence ATGGACACGAAGCTCGTCGAGTTCGCCGGCCTGCTCCGACGCAACGGCATCCGCGTCTCGCTCTCCGAGACGATGGAGGCGTTCCGCGCCCTGTCGCTCGTCGGCCTCGACGACCGCGCGACGGTGCGCGCCGCACTGCGCGCCGCGGTCGTGAAGCGCGGCGTCGACGTGCCGAGCTTCGATCGGCTCTTCGACCTGTACTTCACGGGGATGGGCGAGACGATCCGCGACGTCACCCAGGCGACCCAGGCCGCCATGGACCTCGACCCGGAGCAGTTCCAGGATTTCCTCGAGCAGCTGGAGCAGCTCCTCGAGGAGAAGGGCATCGACGTCTCCGAGCTCGCCAGGGCGCTCCTGCGTGCGGATTCGGGGGCGCTCGAGCGCCTGCTGCGCGAGGCCGCCGAGCAGGGGAACCTCGGCCAGATCGAGCACGGCTTCCAGGAAGGACGCTTCACCCACGCCATCGCCGGTGCGCTCGGCCTCGGCGAGGTCGGCGCCGAGCTCGACCGCCTGCGCCAGCAGCTCGAGGGCGTCTCGCCGGACATGGCGCAGCGCCTGGAGCGGTACTTCGACCGCCGCCTGCGCGACCTCCAGGACCTGCTGCGCAGCATGGTGCGGCAGGAGCTGGACCGACACGACGTCAACCGACAGGATCGACAGGGGCTCCAGACGCTCGCCGAGAAGAGCTTCTTCTATCTCACCGAGGACGAGATCCGGCGCATGCAGGAGGCGGTGACGAAGCTCGCGCATCGCCTGCGCAACGTGGTGGCGATCCGGCGCAAGCGTGCCCGGCGCGGGCGCTTCGACTCGAGCGAGACCATGCGCCGGAACCTCCAGTACGGCGGGGTGCCGTTCCGCGTGGTCTTCGACAAGAAGCGCAAGGAGCGACCGCAGGTGATGGTGCTGTGCGACGTGTCGGACTCCGTCCGCAACGTCTCGCGCTTCATGCTCCAGTTCGTCTACGCGCTCCAGGACCTCTACTCGAAGGTCCGCAGCTTCATCTTCGTCGCCGATCTCGGCGAGGTGACGCAGATATTCCAGGATCGCGAGATCGGCCAGGCCCTCGACGCGGCACTCCAGGGCAATCTCATCAACATCTATGCGCACTCCGATTTCGGGCGTGCCTTCCGCAGCTTCCACCGCGACTACCTGGGCGCGGTGAGCAAGCGGACCACGGTCATCGTGCTGGGCGACGCCCGCAACAACTACAACCTGCCGCACGAGTGGGTGCTGCGCGACGTCCAGCAGCGGGCGAAGCAGGTGATCTGGCTCAACCCGGAGAACCGCATGACCTGGGGCTTCGGCGACAGCGAGATGGACCGCTACGCGCCCTACTGCACGATCGTCGAGGAGTGCCGGAACCTGAACCAGCTGTACCGCGTCATCGACCGCATGGTGATGGGGTAG
- a CDS encoding bifunctional nuclease family protein, giving the protein MNREDFILMTVGGLTLDPVTKTPIVILRDPDNKLNLPIWIGLLEATSMATELEGIKMARPMTHDLLRTFLEELGASVEWVEVTELRDNTYYAMIYLRVGDRQLKMDSRPSDAISLALRTKSPIYVAKAVLEASSVLQQMEEGKEQDLSNVSRDKWAEILEKMSPEDFKYKM; this is encoded by the coding sequence ATGAATCGGGAGGATTTCATCCTGATGACGGTGGGAGGGCTGACGCTCGATCCGGTCACCAAGACACCCATCGTGATTCTCCGGGACCCGGACAACAAGCTGAACCTCCCGATCTGGATCGGGCTCCTCGAGGCCACCTCGATGGCGACGGAGCTCGAGGGCATCAAGATGGCCCGCCCGATGACGCACGACCTGCTGCGCACGTTCCTCGAGGAGCTGGGCGCGAGCGTCGAATGGGTCGAGGTCACGGAGCTCCGCGACAACACGTACTACGCCATGATCTATCTGCGCGTCGGCGACCGGCAGCTGAAAATGGACTCGCGGCCGTCCGACGCGATCAGCCTGGCACTCCGTACGAAGAGCCCGATCTACGTCGCCAAGGCGGTCCTCGAAGCATCGAGCGTCCTCCAGCAGATGGAGGAGGGCAAAGAGCAGGACCTGTCGAACGTGTCCCGCGACAAATGGGCCGAGATCCTCGAGAAGATGTCCCCCGAGGATTTCAAGTATAAGATGTAG
- a CDS encoding MoxR family ATPase produces MFANIDDVIERLGAQQYIASRTIGTVAFLASRLEKPILVEGPAGVGKTELAKVVAKALGRGLIRLQCYEGLDEAKALYEWEYAKQLLYTQILRDKIGEVVGNAPSLREAVQRIANEDDVFFSDQFLLPRPLLRAITADEPVVLLIDEIDKSDTEFEAFLLEVLSDFQVSVPELGTLQAKHKPIVVLTSNNAREMSDALKRRCLHLYVDFPEKAQELAIVQLKTPGISEQLAGEVVALIQRVRKLDLKKVPSISETLDWARALMLLNVNTLDDALVGDTLSVILKYEADIRKGQQELKEYVALQRAKQAAPPAGDKDALH; encoded by the coding sequence ATGTTCGCGAACATCGACGACGTCATCGAGCGCCTCGGCGCGCAGCAGTACATCGCCAGCCGGACGATCGGCACGGTCGCCTTCCTCGCCAGCCGGCTGGAGAAGCCGATCCTCGTGGAGGGGCCCGCCGGCGTCGGCAAGACGGAGCTCGCGAAGGTCGTCGCGAAGGCCCTCGGGCGCGGCCTGATCCGGCTCCAGTGCTACGAGGGGCTCGACGAAGCCAAGGCGCTGTACGAGTGGGAGTACGCGAAGCAGCTCCTGTACACGCAGATACTGCGCGACAAGATCGGCGAGGTGGTCGGCAACGCCCCCTCGCTGCGCGAGGCCGTGCAGCGGATCGCGAACGAGGACGACGTCTTCTTCAGCGACCAGTTCCTCCTGCCACGGCCGTTGCTGCGCGCCATCACGGCGGACGAGCCGGTGGTCCTCCTGATCGACGAGATCGACAAGTCGGACACGGAGTTCGAGGCCTTCCTGCTCGAGGTGCTCTCCGACTTCCAGGTGAGCGTGCCGGAGCTGGGGACGCTCCAGGCCAAGCACAAGCCGATCGTCGTCCTCACCAGCAACAACGCCCGCGAGATGTCCGACGCCCTGAAGCGACGCTGCCTCCATCTGTACGTCGACTTCCCGGAGAAGGCCCAGGAGCTCGCGATCGTCCAGCTGAAGACGCCGGGGATCAGCGAGCAGCTCGCCGGCGAGGTCGTCGCGCTGATCCAGCGCGTGCGCAAGCTCGACCTGAAGAAGGTGCCGAGCATCAGCGAGACGCTCGACTGGGCGCGGGCGCTCATGCTGCTCAACGTCAACACCCTCGACGACGCGCTCGTCGGCGATACGCTGTCGGTGATCCTCAAGTACGAGGCCGACATCCGCAAGGGCCAGCAGGAGCTGAAGGAGTACGTCGCGCTCCAGCGGGCCAAGCAGGCCGCGCCCCCCGCCGGCGACAAGGACGCGCTCCACTAG